The following coding sequences lie in one Halomonas sp. 'Soap Lake #6' genomic window:
- the rpmC gene encoding 50S ribosomal protein L29, with protein MKAQEIREKSVGELQEQLLELLREQFNLRMQKATGQLSQTHLLKQVRRDIARVKTMLNEKAGD; from the coding sequence ATGAAAGCCCAGGAAATTCGTGAAAAGTCCGTAGGAGAGCTTCAAGAGCAACTCCTCGAGCTCCTCCGCGAGCAGTTCAACCTGCGCATGCAGAAGGCCACTGGCCAACTGAGCCAGACTCATCTGCTCAAGCAGGTCCGTCGGGATATCGCCCGCGTGAAGACTATGCTCAACGAGAAGGCAGGTGATTGA
- the rpsQ gene encoding 30S ribosomal protein S17: MAEEKKARTLTGKVVSDKMDKSIVVMIERRERHPIYGKYVKRSTKLHAHDEANQAKAGDTVSIQECRPLSKKKAWTLVEVVEQAKG; the protein is encoded by the coding sequence ATGGCCGAAGAAAAGAAAGCACGTACGCTCACCGGCAAGGTGGTGAGCGACAAGATGGATAAATCCATCGTCGTTATGATCGAGCGCCGTGAGCGTCACCCGATCTACGGAAAATACGTTAAGCGCTCCACCAAGCTGCACGCCCATGATGAGGCGAACCAGGCTAAGGCAGGCGATACGGTTTCCATTCAGGAGTGCCGTCCGCTTTCCAAGAAGAAAGCTTGGACGCTGGTCGAGGTG